The following are encoded together in the Vespa velutina chromosome 3, iVesVel2.1, whole genome shotgun sequence genome:
- the LOC124948212 gene encoding ubiquitin carboxyl-terminal hydrolase 47 isoform X2 — protein MVHRTNEINKKCLIPYIIKESKDKQGISGKLELHESMQVKDLYSLIEAQHQLRPDTFTVHLNTGQRKMVSLSEMINKTMLELSLLDMDFEPNSESNETMNTLVVNVHNKVMKYLACEPSICDPTPSYQVSSWNENNINLKAPIKPETSYVGLVNQAMTCYLNSLLQALYMTPEFRNALYNWEYIEGSEKDETKSIPYQLQKLFLNLQTSTKSAVETTSLTKSFGWNSNEAWQQHDIQELCRVMFDALELKFRNTEQADLINRLYEGKMNDYVKCLECGTEKSREDTFLDIPLPVRPFGSNVAYNSVEEAIKAFVQYETLEGANQYHCEKCNKKCNAQKGLKFTKFPYLLTLHLKRFDYDNNSCHRIKLNDKVTFPDTLFLNSFISSTNQESPSGEEDIGVGVKCDDSSTTDSGTLDDDCPPCDNNLTNSSLLTNHDPDDDEGIDMSNGPSTSNCSKHNHKNEKHQSNCIIESGPYVYELFSIMIHSGSASGGHYYAYIKDFKTREWWCFNDQSVTQITEDDIQKTYGGGSIRAYYSGAYSSSTNAYMLMYRQIDPIRNALPMQAQDFPRHIQDLLKKIKESEDNDRKNREKQIACPKLKVYCHHPVTGNLCHTRLIVMPEYKLAEVTEEAYKKLDLRGVVKLNQCRLVAYKHSADLIECSYEGRDQEEISTIWYNKSYVELLLEICKEDQMFEIYQAGGITTKVFVIDIPKVEVIDGPINVRGLLTQSVKDYKQILGNIINMDPKQMKLVLLVLRKRKTDIKLIDKDDIDLQTAEFMDASNKVFVSTMLDVDSNKPFYETTLYKLILRFENIISLQVQIPDISKDFLLGEPEEWNTSEQSNSEDSSLSDSDKTLVGDTQEDDDFPPSYHPPLSDNRRFEIANQIDIQTSDIDDESEYYFKATSCTNNARKLLKVLVDKRMRLSTLKKDLQPYVGVPVEYFKVFRQSGDSESECTCLTEQLFAFDDGERLNLKLGRALRNGEYKIKLFQLHIDSITEPYKFLCETILSKDMTFGQAKKQILAEIKKKYNIDIPYEKCRLRKKYYNTASKVFLDKQKFDQQLLTQFEMIVQELPEKEVVTDNDNQVVLFVRRWSPAKVQLGQFQEVVLDEKLIEELRRKISSISNIPEKYIDIAKGKGTFPCDIPVLKVQTDHQWNEHITGNENVYDDFEDGSVFLYRDSREELKKLSPDETKEITNKETARFIQLSSSTGYNRRSEKALKIYLDTK, from the exons ATGGTTCATAGgacgaatgaaattaataaaaaatgtttaattccATATATCATCAAAGAATCTAAGGATAAACAAGGTATAAGCGGAAAGCTTGAGCTGCATGAGTCTATGCAAGTTAAAGATCTGTATAGTCTTATTGAAGCACAACATCAATTACGTCCAGATACTTTTACAGTACATTTAAATACgggacaaagaaaaatg GTTAGTCTATctgaaatgataaataaaacaatgctAGAACTATCATTGCTTGATATGGACTTTGAACCTAACTCAGAATCAAATGAAACGATGAATACTCTTGTTGTCAATGTTCATAATAAggttatgaaatatttagcaTGTGAGCCATCGATATGTGATCCTACACCTTCATATCAAGTATCTAGTTGGAATGAGAATAACATTAATTTGAAAGCTCCTATCAAACCTGAAACAA gCTATGTTGGTTTGGTCAATCAAGCAATGACATGTTATCTCAACAGTCTCCTTCAAGCATTATATATGACTCCAGAATTTCGTAATGCTCTTTACAATTGGGAGTATATTGAAGGTtcagaaaaagatgaaactaAAAGTATTCCATATCAGTTACAGAAATTGTTCCTTAACTTGCAg ACTTCTACAAAATCTGCAGTAGAGACTACATCTTTAACCAAAAGTTTTGGATGGAATTCTAATGAAGCTTGGCAACAACACGATATTCAAGAACTTTGCAGAGTTATGTTTGATGCTTTGGAACTGAAATTTAGAAACACAGAACAAGCTGATCTTATTAATAGATTGTATGAag gaaaaatgaatgattatGTGAAGTGTTTGGAATGTGGAACAGAGAAGTCAAGAGAAGACACTTTCCTTGATATTCCTCTACCAGTTAGGCCATTTGGTAGCAATGTAGCATACAACAGTGtg GAAGAAGCGATAAAAGCTTTTGTTCAATATGAAACATTAGAGGGAGCAAATCAGTATCATTGCGaaaaatgtaacaaaaaatGTAATGCACAGAAAGGATTAAAGTTCACTAAATTTCCATATCTTTTAACATTACATCTGAAGCGATTTGATTATGACAATAACAGTTGTCATAGAATCAAACTTAATGATAA AGTCACATTTCCAGATACACTTTTCTTAAATTCCTTTATTTCATCTACAAATCAAGAATCACCTTCTGGAGAAGAAGATATTGGCGTGGGTGTTAAATGTGATGATAGTTCAACTACAGATAGTGGTACATTAGATGATGATTGCCCACCATGTGATAATAATCTCACAAATAGTAGTTTATTGACAAATCACGATCCAGACGATGATGaag gtATCGATATGAGTAATGGACCATCGACATCTAATTGTAGTAAACACAatcataaaaatgagaaacacCAAAGTAATTGCATAATAGAATCAGGTCCTTAcgtatatgaattattttcaattatgatACATAGTGGAAGTGCCAGTGGTGGGCATTATTATGCTTAcattaaagattttaaaacACGAGAATGGTGGTGCTTCAATGATCAAAGTGTTACTCAG ATAACTGAGGATGATATTCAAAAAACATATGGTGGTGGTTCAATTAGAGCATATTATAGTGGAGCATATAGTAGTAGCACAAATGCATATATGCTTATGTATAGACAAATAGATCCAATTCGTAATGCTTTACCAATGCAGGCACAAGATTTTCCTCGGCATATACAG gatttgttaaaaaaaattaaagaaagtgAGGACAATGACAGAAAGAATAGGGAAAAACAGATAGCATGTCCAAAATTGAAAGTTTACTGTCATCATCCGGTAACTGGTAACTTATGTCACACAAGATTAATTGTAATGCCAGAATATAAACTAGCTGAAGTAACGGAAGAAGCTTATAAAAAACTTGATCTTCGTGGAGtagttaaattaaatcaatgcCGTTTAGTAGCGTATAAACACAGTGCAGATTTGATAGAATGTAGTTATGAAGGAAGAGATCAAGAAGAAATTTCTACTATTTggtataataaaagttatgtCGAACTTCTTTTAGAAATATGTAAAGAGGATCAAATGTTCGAAATTTATCAAGCTGGTG GTATTACAACTAAAGTATTTGTGATAGATATTCCCAAAGTAGAAGTTATAGATGGACCAATTAATGTACGAGGTTTGCTTACACAAAGTGTCAAGGATTACAAGCAAATATTAGGAAACATCATTAATATGGATCCTAAGCAAATGAAACTAGTTTTACTAGTTTTACGAAAACGCAAAacagatattaaattaatagataagGATGATATTGACCTTCAAACAGCTGAATTTATGGATGCAAGTAATAAAGTATTTGTATCTACTATGCTTGATGTGGATAGTAATAAACCATTTTATGAGACAACATTATATAAACTCATATTAaggtttgaaaatattatctcaTTGCAAGTACAGATACCGGACATAAGCAAAG ATTTCCTATTAGGAGAACCAGAAGAGTGGAATACTTCTGAACAAAGTAATAGCGAAGACAGCAGTCTTAGTGATAGTGATAAAACTTTGGTAGGAGATACTCAAGAAGATGATGATTTTCCACCATCTTATCACCCACCACTTTCGGATAATAGACGATTTGAAATAGCAAATCAAATAGACATACAAACTTCTGATATTGATGATGAGTCTGAATATTACTTTAAGGCTACTTCATGTACAAACAACGCTCgaaaat TACTTAAGGTTTTAGTAGATAAAAGAATGCGATTAAGCActttgaaaaaagatttgcAGCCTTATGTAGGCGTGCCTGtagaatatttcaaagttttcCGACAATCTGGTGATTCTGAATCTGAATGCACTTGTCTGACAGAACAACTTTTTGCTTTTGATGATGGTGAACGACTTAATTTAAAACTAGGAAGAGCTTTGCGTAAtggagaatataaaataaagctaTTTCAATTACATATCGATTCAATTACAGAG cCCTACAAATTTTTATGCGAAACAATTCTTTCTAAAGACATGACATTTGGTCAAgcaaagaaacaaattttagcagaaataaagaagaagtacAATATAGACATACCATATGAAAAATGtagattgagaaaaaaatattataatacggCTTCTAAGGTATTCTTAGATAAACAGAAATTTGATCAACAACTACTCACACAATTTGAAATGATTGTCCAAGAACTACCAGAGAAAGAAGTTGTTACTGATAACGACAATCAAGTAGTTCTGTTTGTTCGAAGATGGTCTCCTGCCAAAGTACAACTTGGTCAATTTCAAGAGGTTGTATTAGATGAAAAGTTGATAGAAGAATtgagaagaaaa aTATCTTCTATATCAAATATACCTgaaaaatacatagatatagcAAAGGGAAAAGGTACTTTTCCATGTGATATACCTGTATTAAAAGTCCAAACTGACCATCAATGGAATGAACATATTACTGGTAACGAAAATGTATACGATGATTTTGAAGATGGTAGTGTCTTCTTATACAG gGATAGCCGAGAAGAGTTAAAAAAGTTAAGTCCAGATGAAACAAAGGAAATCACTAATAAAGAAACTGCACGTTTCATACAACTTTCATCCTCAACAGGTTATAATCGACGTAGTGAGAAAGcgcttaaaatatatttggatACTAAATGA
- the LOC124948212 gene encoding ubiquitin carboxyl-terminal hydrolase 47 isoform X1 encodes MVHRTNEINKKCLIPYIIKESKDKQGISGKLELHESMQVKDLYSLIEAQHQLRPDTFTVHLNTGQRKMVSLSEMINKTMLELSLLDMDFEPNSESNETMNTLVVNVHNKVMKYLACEPSICDPTPSYQVSSWNENNINLKAPIKPETSYVGLVNQAMTCYLNSLLQALYMTPEFRNALYNWEYIEGSEKDETKSIPYQLQKLFLNLQTSTKSAVETTSLTKSFGWNSNEAWQQHDIQELCRVMFDALELKFRNTEQADLINRLYEGKMNDYVKCLECGTEKSREDTFLDIPLPVRPFGSNVAYNSVEEAIKAFVQYETLEGANQYHCEKCNKKCNAQKGLKFTKFPYLLTLHLKRFDYDNNSCHRIKLNDKVTFPDTLFLNSFISSTNQESPSGEEDIGVGVKCDDSSTTDSGTLDDDCPPCDNNLTNSSLLTNHDPDDDEGIDMSNGPSTSNCSKHNHKNEKHQSNCIIESGPYVYELFSIMIHSGSASGGHYYAYIKDFKTREWWCFNDQSVTQITEDDIQKTYGGGSIRAYYSGAYSSSTNAYMLMYRQIDPIRNALPMQAQDFPRHIQDLLKKIKESEDNDRKNREKQIACPKLKVYCHHPVTGNLCHTRLIVMPEYKLAEVTEEAYKKLDLRGVVKLNQCRLVAYKHSADLIECSYEGRDQEEISTIWYNKSYVELLLEICKEDQMFEIYQAGGITTKVFVIDIPKVEVIDGPINVRGLLTQSVKDYKQILGNIINMDPKQMKLVLLVLRKRKTDIKLIDKDDIDLQTAEFMDASNKVFVSTMLDVDSNKPFYETTLYKLILRFENIISLQVQIPDISKEILEELDVPLTDKYENRENRFSNGPSKLSINDLIKRDLEVQYNTFRDIIKKSVKNDDLPIPDFLLGEPEEWNTSEQSNSEDSSLSDSDKTLVGDTQEDDDFPPSYHPPLSDNRRFEIANQIDIQTSDIDDESEYYFKATSCTNNARKLLKVLVDKRMRLSTLKKDLQPYVGVPVEYFKVFRQSGDSESECTCLTEQLFAFDDGERLNLKLGRALRNGEYKIKLFQLHIDSITEPYKFLCETILSKDMTFGQAKKQILAEIKKKYNIDIPYEKCRLRKKYYNTASKVFLDKQKFDQQLLTQFEMIVQELPEKEVVTDNDNQVVLFVRRWSPAKVQLGQFQEVVLDEKLIEELRRKISSISNIPEKYIDIAKGKGTFPCDIPVLKVQTDHQWNEHITGNENVYDDFEDGSVFLYRDSREELKKLSPDETKEITNKETARFIQLSSSTGYNRRSEKALKIYLDTK; translated from the exons ATGGTTCATAGgacgaatgaaattaataaaaaatgtttaattccATATATCATCAAAGAATCTAAGGATAAACAAGGTATAAGCGGAAAGCTTGAGCTGCATGAGTCTATGCAAGTTAAAGATCTGTATAGTCTTATTGAAGCACAACATCAATTACGTCCAGATACTTTTACAGTACATTTAAATACgggacaaagaaaaatg GTTAGTCTATctgaaatgataaataaaacaatgctAGAACTATCATTGCTTGATATGGACTTTGAACCTAACTCAGAATCAAATGAAACGATGAATACTCTTGTTGTCAATGTTCATAATAAggttatgaaatatttagcaTGTGAGCCATCGATATGTGATCCTACACCTTCATATCAAGTATCTAGTTGGAATGAGAATAACATTAATTTGAAAGCTCCTATCAAACCTGAAACAA gCTATGTTGGTTTGGTCAATCAAGCAATGACATGTTATCTCAACAGTCTCCTTCAAGCATTATATATGACTCCAGAATTTCGTAATGCTCTTTACAATTGGGAGTATATTGAAGGTtcagaaaaagatgaaactaAAAGTATTCCATATCAGTTACAGAAATTGTTCCTTAACTTGCAg ACTTCTACAAAATCTGCAGTAGAGACTACATCTTTAACCAAAAGTTTTGGATGGAATTCTAATGAAGCTTGGCAACAACACGATATTCAAGAACTTTGCAGAGTTATGTTTGATGCTTTGGAACTGAAATTTAGAAACACAGAACAAGCTGATCTTATTAATAGATTGTATGAag gaaaaatgaatgattatGTGAAGTGTTTGGAATGTGGAACAGAGAAGTCAAGAGAAGACACTTTCCTTGATATTCCTCTACCAGTTAGGCCATTTGGTAGCAATGTAGCATACAACAGTGtg GAAGAAGCGATAAAAGCTTTTGTTCAATATGAAACATTAGAGGGAGCAAATCAGTATCATTGCGaaaaatgtaacaaaaaatGTAATGCACAGAAAGGATTAAAGTTCACTAAATTTCCATATCTTTTAACATTACATCTGAAGCGATTTGATTATGACAATAACAGTTGTCATAGAATCAAACTTAATGATAA AGTCACATTTCCAGATACACTTTTCTTAAATTCCTTTATTTCATCTACAAATCAAGAATCACCTTCTGGAGAAGAAGATATTGGCGTGGGTGTTAAATGTGATGATAGTTCAACTACAGATAGTGGTACATTAGATGATGATTGCCCACCATGTGATAATAATCTCACAAATAGTAGTTTATTGACAAATCACGATCCAGACGATGATGaag gtATCGATATGAGTAATGGACCATCGACATCTAATTGTAGTAAACACAatcataaaaatgagaaacacCAAAGTAATTGCATAATAGAATCAGGTCCTTAcgtatatgaattattttcaattatgatACATAGTGGAAGTGCCAGTGGTGGGCATTATTATGCTTAcattaaagattttaaaacACGAGAATGGTGGTGCTTCAATGATCAAAGTGTTACTCAG ATAACTGAGGATGATATTCAAAAAACATATGGTGGTGGTTCAATTAGAGCATATTATAGTGGAGCATATAGTAGTAGCACAAATGCATATATGCTTATGTATAGACAAATAGATCCAATTCGTAATGCTTTACCAATGCAGGCACAAGATTTTCCTCGGCATATACAG gatttgttaaaaaaaattaaagaaagtgAGGACAATGACAGAAAGAATAGGGAAAAACAGATAGCATGTCCAAAATTGAAAGTTTACTGTCATCATCCGGTAACTGGTAACTTATGTCACACAAGATTAATTGTAATGCCAGAATATAAACTAGCTGAAGTAACGGAAGAAGCTTATAAAAAACTTGATCTTCGTGGAGtagttaaattaaatcaatgcCGTTTAGTAGCGTATAAACACAGTGCAGATTTGATAGAATGTAGTTATGAAGGAAGAGATCAAGAAGAAATTTCTACTATTTggtataataaaagttatgtCGAACTTCTTTTAGAAATATGTAAAGAGGATCAAATGTTCGAAATTTATCAAGCTGGTG GTATTACAACTAAAGTATTTGTGATAGATATTCCCAAAGTAGAAGTTATAGATGGACCAATTAATGTACGAGGTTTGCTTACACAAAGTGTCAAGGATTACAAGCAAATATTAGGAAACATCATTAATATGGATCCTAAGCAAATGAAACTAGTTTTACTAGTTTTACGAAAACGCAAAacagatattaaattaatagataagGATGATATTGACCTTCAAACAGCTGAATTTATGGATGCAAGTAATAAAGTATTTGTATCTACTATGCTTGATGTGGATAGTAATAAACCATTTTATGAGACAACATTATATAAACTCATATTAaggtttgaaaatattatctcaTTGCAAGTACAGATACCGGACATAAGCAAAG aaattCTTGAAGAGTTAGATGTACCTTTAACTGacaaatatgaaaatagagaaaatcgTTTCAGTAATGGACCAtctaaattatcaattaatgatttaataaagcGTGATCTTGAAGTACAATATAACACGTTTCgggatattattaaaaaatcggTGAAAAATGATGATCTTCCTATACCAGATTTCCTATTAGGAGAACCAGAAGAGTGGAATACTTCTGAACAAAGTAATAGCGAAGACAGCAGTCTTAGTGATAGTGATAAAACTTTGGTAGGAGATACTCAAGAAGATGATGATTTTCCACCATCTTATCACCCACCACTTTCGGATAATAGACGATTTGAAATAGCAAATCAAATAGACATACAAACTTCTGATATTGATGATGAGTCTGAATATTACTTTAAGGCTACTTCATGTACAAACAACGCTCgaaaat TACTTAAGGTTTTAGTAGATAAAAGAATGCGATTAAGCActttgaaaaaagatttgcAGCCTTATGTAGGCGTGCCTGtagaatatttcaaagttttcCGACAATCTGGTGATTCTGAATCTGAATGCACTTGTCTGACAGAACAACTTTTTGCTTTTGATGATGGTGAACGACTTAATTTAAAACTAGGAAGAGCTTTGCGTAAtggagaatataaaataaagctaTTTCAATTACATATCGATTCAATTACAGAG cCCTACAAATTTTTATGCGAAACAATTCTTTCTAAAGACATGACATTTGGTCAAgcaaagaaacaaattttagcagaaataaagaagaagtacAATATAGACATACCATATGAAAAATGtagattgagaaaaaaatattataatacggCTTCTAAGGTATTCTTAGATAAACAGAAATTTGATCAACAACTACTCACACAATTTGAAATGATTGTCCAAGAACTACCAGAGAAAGAAGTTGTTACTGATAACGACAATCAAGTAGTTCTGTTTGTTCGAAGATGGTCTCCTGCCAAAGTACAACTTGGTCAATTTCAAGAGGTTGTATTAGATGAAAAGTTGATAGAAGAATtgagaagaaaa aTATCTTCTATATCAAATATACCTgaaaaatacatagatatagcAAAGGGAAAAGGTACTTTTCCATGTGATATACCTGTATTAAAAGTCCAAACTGACCATCAATGGAATGAACATATTACTGGTAACGAAAATGTATACGATGATTTTGAAGATGGTAGTGTCTTCTTATACAG gGATAGCCGAGAAGAGTTAAAAAAGTTAAGTCCAGATGAAACAAAGGAAATCACTAATAAAGAAACTGCACGTTTCATACAACTTTCATCCTCAACAGGTTATAATCGACGTAGTGAGAAAGcgcttaaaatatatttggatACTAAATGA